One genomic segment of Cerasicoccus sp. TK19100 includes these proteins:
- a CDS encoding glycosyltransferase family 2 protein: MSERVTVILTVYKRTEYLPEALNSALEQTWPDCEIIVVDDSGFAAARDICAPHIQSGKITYIANRENIGIVGSILKAVSQSSGQYVAILNDDDAWEPGFLAGVIPPMVADKNCVLCFSDHWIMDEHSVVDPEQTEANTQQYHRHNKPEGKVADAATFTLVHNGVPLAMASAFRKDAIDWKRLTNDVAGAYDFWISCLLTATGKAIHYVPQRLTRYRVHSQMETGRRSPDKNDNLVYIFSQLLTLNAFPEHQRYLRAQLASALFLTGKDRLYFGMRRPARERFFAALGQRFSLKPIAGVILTGLPLGLLRALKLATPENGHDKPKATVDTTP, encoded by the coding sequence ATGAGCGAGCGGGTCACAGTCATTTTAACCGTTTATAAACGGACCGAGTATTTGCCGGAAGCGTTGAACAGCGCGCTAGAGCAAACCTGGCCGGATTGCGAAATAATCGTCGTCGATGACTCCGGGTTTGCCGCCGCCCGGGATATCTGCGCGCCTCACATCCAAAGCGGCAAGATCACTTACATTGCCAACCGCGAAAACATCGGCATCGTCGGCAGCATCCTAAAAGCGGTCAGCCAAAGCTCCGGCCAATACGTGGCGATCCTGAATGATGACGATGCCTGGGAGCCGGGCTTTCTCGCGGGCGTGATTCCGCCAATGGTGGCGGATAAAAACTGTGTCCTGTGCTTTAGCGACCATTGGATCATGGACGAGCATAGCGTCGTTGATCCAGAGCAAACCGAGGCGAATACCCAGCAATACCATCGCCATAACAAACCGGAAGGCAAGGTCGCCGACGCCGCGACGTTTACGCTCGTCCACAATGGGGTTCCGCTGGCCATGGCCTCGGCCTTTCGCAAGGATGCCATCGATTGGAAGCGGCTGACGAATGATGTAGCCGGAGCCTATGATTTCTGGATCAGCTGTCTGCTGACCGCTACTGGCAAAGCAATCCACTACGTGCCCCAACGCCTCACGCGATACCGCGTGCATTCGCAAATGGAAACCGGCCGACGTAGCCCCGATAAAAACGACAACCTCGTCTATATATTTTCCCAGTTGCTTACATTGAACGCGTTCCCGGAGCACCAACGCTATCTGCGGGCACAGCTAGCCAGTGCACTGTTTTTAACGGGCAAAGACCGCCTCTACTTCGGGATGCGCCGCCCCGCAAGAGAGCGTTTTTTCGCCGCACTCGGTCAGCGATTTTCACTAAAGCCCATCGCAGGAGTTATTCTCACTGGCCTTCCACTTGGCCTACTGCGGGCATTGAAATTGGCTACCCCGGAAAACGGTCACGATAAGCCGAAGGCGACAGTTGATACGACGCCTTGA
- the ilvD gene encoding dihydroxy-acid dehydratase, whose amino-acid sequence MALENSRKHSSIVVDGTDRAAARAMLRAVGFEDEDFKKPQVAVASSPSDMTPCNVHLGELSEYARKGIDAAGGKPVSFNTITVTDGISMGTKGMRYSLVSRDVIADSIETAVAAEGFDGLVAIGGCDKNMPGCMIAIARLNRPAVFVYGGTILPGFLPSDEKECNPMDVVSVFEAVGKHAKGELTDEQLKEVEKYAIPGPGSCGGMYTANTMASAIEALGMSLPGSSAQVAIGEAKRKDCENAGAAVCNMLEKGIKPRDIMTREAFINSITTCLALGGSTNLILHMLAIAHSAEVELTIDDFKEIGERIPLLADMKPYGRYSMSHLIRIGGIRPMMKMLLDRGLLHGDCLTVTGETVAESLKDVKPYGSYPDEQDIIRPWDQPMKSTTHLRILRGNLCPGGAVGKITGKEGTYFKGVAKVYEGEEEALVGILKGDVVSGDVVVIRNEGPVGGPGMREMLSPTSAVAGRGLIKEVALITDGRFSGGSHGFDVGHITPEAAKGGPIGIVKNGDLIEIDAVKNTMNLLIDDAEYDARMKAYKPAPPRETRGVLAKYAKLVATASEGAVTDKNL is encoded by the coding sequence ATGGCTTTAGAAAACTCCCGCAAACACTCCTCGATCGTTGTTGATGGCACGGACCGCGCTGCGGCCCGCGCAATGCTGCGCGCTGTCGGCTTCGAAGACGAGGACTTTAAGAAGCCGCAGGTTGCGGTGGCTAGCTCGCCCAGTGACATGACTCCGTGCAATGTCCACCTCGGCGAACTGTCTGAGTACGCCCGTAAGGGAATTGACGCGGCTGGCGGCAAGCCGGTCTCCTTCAACACCATTACCGTCACCGACGGCATCAGCATGGGCACGAAGGGTATGCGCTACTCCCTCGTCTCGCGCGATGTGATTGCGGACTCCATCGAAACCGCCGTTGCGGCGGAGGGCTTTGACGGCCTCGTGGCCATCGGTGGCTGCGACAAAAATATGCCCGGTTGCATGATCGCCATTGCGCGGTTGAACCGCCCGGCAGTCTTTGTTTACGGCGGTACCATTTTGCCGGGCTTCCTGCCTTCCGACGAGAAGGAGTGCAACCCGATGGACGTTGTTTCCGTTTTTGAAGCCGTGGGCAAGCACGCCAAGGGTGAACTGACCGACGAGCAACTCAAGGAAGTTGAAAAATACGCCATCCCCGGCCCGGGCTCCTGTGGTGGTATGTATACGGCCAACACCATGGCCAGCGCGATCGAAGCGCTCGGCATGAGCCTTCCCGGCAGCAGCGCGCAAGTCGCCATCGGTGAAGCCAAGCGCAAGGACTGCGAGAACGCCGGTGCTGCCGTTTGCAACATGTTGGAGAAGGGCATCAAGCCGCGCGATATCATGACGCGCGAGGCTTTCATTAACTCGATTACCACCTGTCTCGCGCTCGGCGGTTCCACGAATTTAATCCTCCACATGCTCGCCATCGCGCACAGCGCAGAGGTCGAGCTGACCATCGACGACTTCAAGGAAATCGGCGAACGCATTCCGCTGTTGGCCGATATGAAGCCCTACGGTCGCTACAGCATGAGTCACCTGATCCGCATCGGCGGTATCCGCCCGATGATGAAGATGCTCCTCGACCGTGGCCTCCTGCATGGTGATTGCCTGACCGTGACTGGTGAGACCGTTGCCGAAAGTCTCAAGGACGTGAAGCCCTATGGCAGCTACCCGGACGAGCAGGACATCATCCGCCCGTGGGATCAGCCAATGAAGTCCACCACGCACTTGCGCATCCTGCGCGGCAACCTGTGCCCCGGCGGCGCAGTGGGTAAGATCACCGGTAAGGAAGGCACGTATTTCAAGGGCGTGGCCAAGGTTTACGAAGGTGAAGAAGAAGCATTAGTCGGCATTTTGAAGGGTGACGTCGTCAGCGGCGATGTGGTCGTGATACGCAACGAAGGCCCCGTTGGTGGCCCGGGCATGCGCGAAATGCTTTCCCCGACTTCCGCGGTGGCCGGCCGCGGCCTGATCAAGGAAGTGGCGCTCATTACCGACGGACGTTTTTCCGGCGGCAGCCATGGCTTTGACGTGGGTCACATCACGCCGGAAGCCGCAAAGGGCGGCCCGATCGGCATCGTGAAGAACGGCGACCTCATCGAGATCGACGCCGTGAAGAACACGATGAACCTCCTCATCGACGATGCGGAATACGACGCTCGCATGAAGGCCTATAAACCAGCTCCGCCCCGGGAAACACGTGGTGTCTTGGCCAAGTATGCCAAGCTCGTCGCGACCGCTTCCGAAGGTGCTGTAACTGATAAGAACCTGTAA
- a CDS encoding amino acid permease, with product MHVSGNKKLGLFMATMLVTVNMVGTGIFLLPVTMAGIGSISIWGWLVAALGAGAIGLMFAYLGATDPQPGGPYAYARSTFGPYLGFQTNYVYWTANLVGNIAVATTVTSYFTLFIPALKSQWVGAGFTVLIIWVATVCNIIGPRFVGIVTGWSTALAIIPLSCVALFGWFWFDVETFLSGWNPHDKAPMAALTTSATFALWAFIGIESASVASGVIENPKRNVPLATLLGLLIATVLYVSTCTVLMGIIPAEELAKSDAPFSVAVQKCVGVIGATVIGIAAILKASGSLVGWTLTIAQSAESAAKDGIFPRVYGRANRHGVPVWNFVISAALMTAIVLLTASPSLTEQFNKIIDTAIILTLLPYLYSAVAFLISCRARAFHGWRRVGAWVVTFVAMAYCMFALVGSENELVHNAMFLLFLSVPIYLAFLPRRSD from the coding sequence ATGCACGTTTCCGGAAATAAAAAACTCGGCCTCTTCATGGCCACGATGCTGGTGACCGTAAATATGGTCGGCACCGGCATCTTCCTATTGCCCGTTACGATGGCGGGCATTGGTAGCATTTCGATCTGGGGCTGGCTTGTGGCTGCGCTAGGAGCAGGGGCGATCGGGCTGATGTTCGCCTATCTCGGAGCGACTGATCCGCAGCCCGGCGGACCGTATGCCTACGCGCGCTCGACGTTTGGGCCATATTTGGGTTTTCAAACCAACTACGTTTACTGGACTGCGAATCTGGTCGGTAACATCGCCGTTGCGACGACGGTGACCAGCTACTTCACCTTGTTCATCCCGGCGCTGAAATCCCAATGGGTGGGCGCGGGTTTCACGGTGCTGATTATTTGGGTGGCGACGGTTTGTAATATTATCGGCCCGCGCTTCGTGGGGATTGTTACGGGGTGGAGCACGGCGCTGGCGATTATACCGCTGTCCTGCGTGGCGTTGTTTGGCTGGTTTTGGTTTGATGTAGAAACATTTCTCAGTGGCTGGAATCCCCATGATAAGGCTCCAATGGCGGCGCTGACGACGAGTGCGACTTTTGCTCTTTGGGCGTTTATCGGGATCGAAAGCGCCTCGGTGGCCTCGGGGGTCATTGAGAATCCGAAGCGCAATGTGCCGCTGGCAACCCTGCTGGGTTTGCTAATCGCGACCGTGCTTTACGTGAGTACCTGCACGGTGCTGATGGGAATCATCCCCGCCGAGGAGCTCGCCAAAAGTGATGCGCCGTTCAGCGTCGCGGTGCAGAAATGTGTTGGGGTTATCGGTGCGACCGTGATTGGCATTGCGGCGATTTTGAAGGCCAGTGGCTCACTGGTGGGGTGGACGCTTACCATCGCGCAATCGGCGGAGTCCGCCGCGAAAGATGGCATTTTTCCGCGTGTATACGGGCGCGCGAATCGACATGGCGTGCCCGTGTGGAACTTCGTGATATCGGCTGCCCTGATGACGGCAATTGTCTTGCTGACCGCTTCGCCCTCACTGACCGAGCAGTTTAACAAGATCATCGACACGGCGATTATTTTAACGCTGCTGCCGTATTTATATTCCGCCGTTGCGTTCTTGATCAGCTGTCGCGCAAGAGCATTTCACGGATGGCGTCGGGTTGGGGCCTGGGTCGTGACTTTTGTGGCGATGGCTTACTGTATGTTTGCGTTGGTGGGTTCGGAGAACGAGCTGGTACACAACGCGATGTTTTTGCTTTTCCTGAGTGTGCCGATTTACCTGGCGTTTTTGCCGCGCAGATCGGACTAG
- a CDS encoding AraC family transcriptional regulator, translating to MYISDVMQAMHTVTQEEVRLSKRHPVKVAGISGIRHDVAPHDHEFYEVVLIRSGRATHMTSDGERPLGRGDLLVVSPGQVHAISSPRNLSLFNVYYLSEWLLQDFLLRDVAPQLSLLFLGQHLFPDRSYALPIHVNLPSDCCQQVTGELQLLARLSGLESPNALLMKASLIKAFAWIVDSLPEGIQVDHEFIQHALVQHLISCVDRALDDGAPGNVANWAERVNYSADHFCRRIRALTGESPNAFYQRRRLQRAVAALVHGQESVSEIAHRLGFTDSAHFCRVFKASYQLSPSAYRDRFPG from the coding sequence TTGTATATTTCCGATGTGATGCAGGCGATGCATACGGTAACTCAGGAGGAAGTCCGGCTGTCTAAACGACATCCAGTCAAAGTGGCGGGCATCTCGGGAATTCGTCATGATGTGGCACCGCATGATCATGAGTTTTACGAAGTGGTGTTGATTCGCAGTGGTCGCGCGACGCACATGACCAGCGATGGTGAGCGCCCGTTGGGGAGGGGGGATTTATTGGTCGTTTCACCGGGGCAAGTGCACGCAATTTCGAGTCCGCGCAATTTGTCTCTCTTCAATGTGTATTACCTTTCGGAGTGGCTGCTGCAGGATTTCCTCTTGCGCGATGTAGCGCCGCAACTGAGTTTGCTGTTTTTGGGCCAACACCTTTTCCCGGACCGATCTTATGCACTGCCGATCCACGTCAATTTGCCGTCGGACTGTTGTCAGCAGGTCACGGGCGAGCTGCAGTTATTGGCCCGGCTGTCAGGCTTGGAATCGCCCAATGCCTTGCTGATGAAGGCTTCGCTAATCAAGGCCTTTGCCTGGATTGTGGACTCGCTGCCGGAAGGCATTCAAGTGGATCATGAGTTTATCCAGCATGCGCTGGTGCAGCATTTAATTAGCTGCGTTGATCGCGCGCTGGACGACGGCGCTCCCGGTAATGTCGCGAACTGGGCGGAGCGTGTGAACTACTCGGCCGATCATTTTTGTCGGCGGATTCGTGCGCTCACGGGGGAGTCGCCCAATGCCTTTTACCAGAGGCGTCGCTTGCAGCGTGCGGTGGCGGCCCTGGTGCACGGGCAGGAATCGGTTAGCGAGATTGCGCATCGATTAGGGTTTACTGACAGCGCGCACTTTTGCCGGGTCTTCAAGGCGTCGTATCAACTGTCGCCTTCGGCTTATCGTGACCGTTTTCCGGGGTAG
- a CDS encoding phytanoyl-CoA dioxygenase family protein, producing MKTTLPQPKPIDVTSEQIAFYRENGFVKIEGILTTDEVEFYHAETLRIAVENSPEKSKDGAYRNILNQTVNAWRESEIMKSLTLHPNVTAAAKALAGVPLRLWHDHVLAKDPHNGKISAWHQDQPFWPHAQSPNPLSCWMALIDVPERRGCMSFIPGAHRRTDLAMQNLNDSRKLFSVAPDLEYATKITVPLRAGDCTFHHGLCPHMANANDTDEYRIAHVAIFMDRDTVYDTTLKGKAGRHVLTDSLNLSVGDRLDNAEFFPEI from the coding sequence ATGAAAACTACTCTTCCACAGCCCAAGCCCATTGATGTAACCTCAGAACAAATTGCGTTCTATCGCGAAAACGGCTTCGTGAAAATTGAAGGCATCCTGACTACTGATGAAGTCGAGTTCTACCATGCCGAGACACTGCGTATCGCTGTAGAAAACTCACCCGAAAAATCCAAAGACGGGGCCTACCGAAACATCCTCAACCAGACCGTCAACGCCTGGCGTGAAAGCGAGATCATGAAGTCCCTCACGCTTCACCCAAACGTGACTGCTGCGGCTAAAGCTCTCGCCGGCGTCCCTCTCCGGCTCTGGCACGATCACGTGCTAGCCAAAGATCCACACAACGGAAAGATCTCAGCCTGGCACCAGGACCAGCCCTTCTGGCCACATGCCCAAAGCCCGAACCCTCTTTCGTGCTGGATGGCACTCATCGACGTGCCCGAACGCCGAGGCTGCATGTCCTTCATTCCGGGTGCTCATCGGCGGACGGACTTGGCCATGCAAAACCTAAACGACTCCCGCAAGCTGTTCTCTGTCGCACCGGATTTAGAATACGCCACCAAGATCACCGTGCCGCTTCGCGCCGGGGATTGCACATTCCACCATGGCCTGTGCCCTCATATGGCAAACGCCAACGACACCGACGAATACCGCATTGCTCATGTCGCAATTTTCATGGATCGCGATACGGTTTACGACACGACTTTAAAAGGAAAAGCCGGCCGCCATGTCTTGACGGACTCACTCAATTTATCCGTCGGCGACCGCCTCGACAACGCCGAGTTCTTCCCCGAAATCTAG
- a CDS encoding peroxiredoxin-like family protein: protein MTIKCTPCLAIKFAAIAAVGLTFLSGKVFADDCCSAENKVTSVPSLQKDLDARADNFAQTAPEPLKQTFKKGIEHVSASGVVDTAKRTGDTAPDFTLPSAEGKDVTLSNLLQEGPVVVVWYRGGWCPYCNLQLRAMQGILPQLKEAGAQLVAISPETPDNSLSTEEKNELQFIVLSDQGNLVAKDYGIVYTLDDDTHRILEDRLKLSEYNGSDSKELPLTVAYVINTDGTIAWDFVSPDYKERAEPADILEAVQALPETTPAS, encoded by the coding sequence ATGACCATCAAATGCACTCCTTGCCTTGCCATTAAATTTGCTGCCATCGCAGCCGTTGGACTGACTTTCCTCAGCGGAAAAGTATTTGCCGACGACTGTTGCTCTGCGGAAAACAAAGTAACATCCGTGCCGAGCCTGCAAAAGGATCTCGACGCACGCGCAGACAACTTCGCCCAAACCGCACCTGAGCCGCTGAAGCAAACCTTCAAGAAAGGCATCGAGCACGTCTCGGCCTCTGGCGTCGTCGATACCGCCAAGCGCACGGGCGACACCGCCCCCGATTTCACGCTACCCAGTGCTGAGGGCAAGGACGTCACCCTGTCTAACTTGCTCCAGGAAGGCCCGGTCGTCGTCGTATGGTATCGCGGCGGATGGTGCCCCTACTGCAACCTGCAGCTCCGCGCCATGCAGGGCATTCTCCCGCAGCTCAAGGAAGCCGGTGCGCAGCTCGTCGCCATCAGCCCCGAGACGCCAGACAACTCACTTTCCACCGAAGAGAAGAACGAACTGCAGTTCATCGTACTCAGCGACCAGGGCAACCTCGTCGCCAAGGACTACGGCATTGTTTACACGCTCGATGACGACACACACCGCATCCTCGAAGACCGCCTGAAGCTGTCCGAGTACAACGGCAGCGACTCCAAGGAGCTGCCTCTCACGGTGGCCTATGTCATCAACACCGATGGCACGATCGCCTGGGATTTCGTGAGTCCGGACTACAAGGAACGCGCTGAACCAGCCGACATCCTCGAAGCCGTCCAGGCCCTGCCCGAGACGACTCCAGCGAGCTAA
- a CDS encoding glycerate kinase — translation MHILFAFDKFKDSMNAFEACAIAQEALLKAHPSWEVTVAPLADGGEGFCKILTRALYGEIVSKPIIGPQLEPMRAEMGYVEATKVPAAVKKMLGLPSFGKIAIIEMAQASGLEAIPEAARDPWIATSFGTGQLIAEAADAGASAIILGVGGSATIDLGMGALEAIGLELLDEKMDMMDHVVPRDWGQVSRIRGEIWPHIPPIYIACDVQNPLLGPNGAVTVYGPQKGLTPGDMTSFEKGFGEMAKKLCSFFNKDRTEMMQPGAGAAGGITFGLSVACDAQLVPGFDLVEAWLDLKKKIADADLIVTGEGRFDSSSLQGKGPGSILKEAARQGKPAKVMAGIIESGLQLPAKATGNVLAPSNYTRERSIADGKKLLAKKVFEVFSQ, via the coding sequence ATGCATATTCTGTTCGCATTCGACAAATTTAAAGACTCCATGAACGCCTTCGAGGCCTGCGCCATTGCGCAGGAGGCGCTGCTTAAGGCCCATCCCAGTTGGGAAGTCACTGTAGCCCCACTGGCTGACGGTGGCGAAGGCTTTTGCAAAATCCTTACCCGCGCGCTCTATGGTGAGATCGTTTCCAAGCCGATCATTGGCCCCCAGCTAGAACCCATGCGCGCCGAAATGGGCTACGTGGAGGCCACCAAGGTCCCGGCTGCAGTTAAGAAAATGCTCGGCCTGCCCTCTTTCGGCAAAATCGCCATTATCGAAATGGCCCAAGCCAGCGGCCTGGAAGCCATCCCCGAGGCCGCACGCGATCCGTGGATTGCCACGTCGTTTGGCACCGGCCAACTCATCGCCGAGGCCGCCGATGCCGGGGCCAGCGCAATCATCCTTGGCGTTGGCGGCAGCGCCACGATTGACCTCGGCATGGGTGCGCTGGAAGCCATTGGCCTGGAGCTGCTCGACGAGAAAATGGACATGATGGACCACGTCGTCCCGCGCGACTGGGGACAGGTCTCCCGTATTCGTGGAGAAATCTGGCCGCACATCCCTCCCATTTATATCGCCTGCGACGTGCAAAACCCGCTCCTCGGGCCCAATGGTGCCGTCACCGTTTATGGCCCGCAGAAAGGCCTGACACCGGGCGACATGACCAGCTTCGAAAAGGGCTTTGGCGAGATGGCTAAAAAACTCTGTTCGTTCTTCAACAAAGACCGCACCGAGATGATGCAGCCAGGAGCTGGCGCTGCTGGCGGCATTACCTTTGGGCTCAGCGTGGCCTGCGATGCCCAGCTTGTGCCCGGCTTTGACCTCGTGGAAGCCTGGCTCGATTTGAAGAAGAAAATTGCCGATGCCGACCTCATCGTCACCGGCGAGGGTCGCTTTGATTCCTCTTCGCTTCAGGGCAAAGGCCCCGGCTCGATTTTAAAAGAGGCCGCCCGCCAGGGAAAGCCCGCAAAAGTCATGGCCGGCATCATCGAGAGCGGCCTCCAGCTACCCGCCAAAGCCACGGGCAACGTCCTTGCCCCATCCAACTACACGCGCGAGCGCTCCATTGCCGACGGCAAAAAACTACTGGCCAAGAAAGTTTTTGAAGTTTTCTCCCAGTAA
- a CDS encoding GH1 family beta-glucosidase yields the protein MSNENFIWGVATAAHQIEGAWLEGGKGLNTWDVFSHTPGKIANGDTSAVACDHYHRYEEDIELMAQLGVKGYRFSIAWSRILPQGKGAVNEEGIAFYNKLIDGLLAKGITPFITLYHWDLPATLQFENDGWLSYETAEYFAEYADVCFKAFGDRVKHWMTFNENWCSAVLGHGIGCFAPGRVSRTEPYIAAHNLCLAHGLTVQKFRQGDWGVIGIANNCDFREPLTDKPEDKAAAQEALEFFYGWLTDPVVFGEYPAIMVERLGDRLPKFTPEQKEMLKGSCDFLGLNHYTTHFASREKPTANLVGGDEGNGGIDEDQQVFLSRDPDWLQTSNGWFVVPWGIRKMLNWVYERYNQLPIYVTENGCCVADNDEKSAISDGFRADFIRGYTEAVVQAREEDGVDVRGYFGWTLMDNFEWAKGYEMRFGMIFCNFDTLERTPKESYYAYQEIIRNR from the coding sequence ATGAGTAACGAAAATTTCATCTGGGGCGTCGCGACTGCCGCCCATCAAATCGAAGGTGCCTGGCTCGAAGGCGGCAAAGGCCTCAACACGTGGGATGTGTTTTCGCACACTCCGGGCAAGATCGCCAATGGCGACACCTCCGCGGTTGCTTGCGACCACTACCACCGCTACGAGGAGGACATCGAGTTGATGGCGCAACTTGGCGTGAAGGGTTATCGCTTTTCGATCGCCTGGTCCCGCATCTTGCCGCAGGGCAAGGGCGCGGTAAACGAAGAGGGCATCGCGTTTTATAACAAGCTGATCGACGGCTTGCTCGCCAAGGGGATCACCCCGTTCATCACGCTTTACCACTGGGACTTGCCCGCCACGCTTCAGTTTGAAAACGATGGTTGGCTGAGCTATGAGACTGCCGAGTATTTTGCCGAATATGCGGATGTTTGCTTTAAGGCATTTGGCGACCGCGTGAAGCATTGGATGACCTTCAACGAAAACTGGTGCTCCGCCGTTCTCGGCCACGGCATTGGTTGTTTTGCGCCGGGTCGCGTTTCGCGCACCGAGCCTTACATCGCCGCGCACAACCTTTGCCTCGCGCACGGCCTCACGGTGCAGAAGTTCCGCCAGGGTGACTGGGGTGTGATCGGCATCGCGAACAATTGCGACTTCCGCGAGCCGCTGACCGATAAGCCGGAAGACAAGGCTGCCGCGCAAGAAGCGCTGGAGTTTTTCTATGGCTGGCTGACCGATCCCGTCGTCTTCGGCGAATACCCGGCAATCATGGTCGAGCGTCTGGGTGACCGTCTGCCGAAGTTTACCCCCGAGCAAAAAGAAATGCTCAAGGGCTCATGTGACTTCCTTGGACTCAACCACTACACGACACACTTTGCATCGCGTGAAAAGCCGACGGCAAACCTCGTCGGTGGGGACGAAGGCAATGGCGGCATTGATGAAGATCAGCAGGTGTTCCTGAGCCGTGATCCCGACTGGCTGCAAACGAGCAATGGCTGGTTCGTCGTGCCGTGGGGCATTCGTAAAATGCTCAACTGGGTATACGAACGCTACAACCAGCTGCCTATTTATGTGACCGAAAACGGCTGCTGCGTCGCCGACAACGACGAGAAGTCCGCGATCAGTGACGGCTTCCGTGCGGACTTTATCCGCGGCTACACGGAAGCCGTCGTGCAGGCACGCGAGGAAGACGGCGTGGATGTGCGCGGTTATTTTGGCTGGACGTTGATGGACAACTTCGAGTGGGCCAAGGGTTATGAAATGCGCTTTGGCATGATCTTCTGCAACTTTGATACGCTCGAGCGCACGCCAAAGGAATCCTACTACGCCTATCAGGAAATTATCCGCAACCGATAG
- a CDS encoding AEC family transporter: protein MSGLLGFTDLFFAILPVFFMLGAGGIARRIDWITNAGEKTLLKLVVNILYPSFLFSVVSKNESLRTEGLIVSAVLTGFVFVMIGYAVFYGMAPLFGMKRNDERRSFSFTGGIYNYGYFAIPVCEPLFGMNTTGVLLVVSVGVELAMWSVGVLIISGEFNRNSLKRIISPPLMAIILAIPVNLLGLTEMIPGFLTESLELFGRCAIPIGLIMIGATIADLMSREPIFTRPSVAIGACITRLAVMPLILMSVYLLIPAPQPLREAALVHATMPCGVFPVVLASVYGGRTDIALRTVVPTCLLSLVTIPLWIQVGLIWNGWN, encoded by the coding sequence GTGAGTGGCTTGCTCGGTTTTACGGATCTGTTTTTTGCCATTCTGCCGGTGTTCTTCATGTTGGGCGCGGGGGGGATTGCGCGTCGGATCGATTGGATTACTAACGCGGGCGAGAAGACCTTGCTTAAGCTGGTCGTCAACATCCTCTACCCCTCGTTTCTTTTTTCCGTCGTTTCCAAAAACGAATCTCTGCGCACCGAGGGCCTGATCGTTAGCGCGGTTTTAACGGGCTTTGTGTTCGTCATGATCGGCTACGCGGTCTTCTACGGCATGGCCCCGCTCTTCGGCATGAAGCGCAACGACGAACGCCGCAGCTTCAGCTTTACGGGCGGTATTTATAACTACGGTTATTTTGCGATCCCGGTTTGCGAGCCACTCTTCGGCATGAATACCACCGGCGTGCTGCTCGTGGTTAGCGTGGGCGTAGAGCTGGCCATGTGGAGCGTGGGCGTGCTGATCATCAGCGGGGAATTTAACCGCAATAGTCTTAAGCGCATTATCTCACCGCCGCTTATGGCGATCATCCTCGCGATCCCGGTAAATCTGTTGGGGCTCACCGAAATGATCCCAGGATTCCTAACCGAAAGCCTCGAACTCTTTGGCCGCTGCGCCATCCCGATCGGCTTGATCATGATCGGTGCCACCATTGCCGACCTGATGTCGCGCGAACCGATTTTCACCCGCCCTTCGGTAGCCATCGGTGCCTGCATTACGCGGCTGGCGGTGATGCCGCTAATCCTGATGTCCGTGTATTTGCTCATTCCCGCACCGCAGCCGTTGCGTGAAGCCGCACTCGTCCATGCCACGATGCCATGTGGCGTATTCCCGGTTGTGTTGGCCAGCGTATATGGCGGACGCACCGATATAGCATTGCGAACAGTGGTGCCAACGTGCTTACTAAGCCTCGTCACCATCCCCCTTTGGATTCAAGTCGGCCTCATTTGGAACGGCTGGAATTAG